TTTTAAATACCCTGTGGCACCGACATACGTGCAGTCTTCTCTTTCATCCAATAGGTGGCATTAGCGACCAATGAGCAATGGATTATTTCACACCCTCGCTGACAAGAACACATCCCTACTAAAACAAGTAGGCCCGCATCCCTAGAACAGCACAGATGCCGTTTTAAACGCGCGTCCACGCGACTGCAAAGTGCACGATCGTCTGCCAAGTGCGCGAAACAAAATACCCGATATTCTTCTGGCATGTCTACTTTGGACAGAAGACAACCATAAATAGCCCTCTCTGTTGCAGGTAAATGAGGCGAGGGAAAGGCACACAGTTCACGAGGAAGTTAGGGGTCGACCTGTACTAGAGCCGAGGAAAATGCCCCAACAATTACGTCGTATGTCTGCAGATGGGCGACCGATTACACGCATGGGTGTTGTTAAATGAACCGTAGCTATTCTGATTAACACAACACGATTAATTATTAATCCCGTCGATAGGCTTCTTGAGCATATCATTTTCCTCataaccctccctctctctctctctctctctctctctctctctctctctctctctctctctctctctctctctctctctctctctctctctctctctctctctctctctctctctctctccccgcgcacgcacgcacacacacatacacacacgcgcgcgcacgcaaacAATGATCTTCTGTCTAATAGAGCCTTGATTGTTCTCGATTAATTGAACAGCCACAAATTCGAAAtggtaaatattgtttttggtCCCCATTCGCAGCGTTTTATTTTGGCTGAAAGGTGTATACCACTCAGACCGCGGTAGCAGACTATGTTTTTGTTCGGTTAGAACTGAATGTGACTGTGATTGCGGTTGacattaagtttgagcaacagtTCTCGGAGAGCTTTAGAAGAACAGTCGGGGAAAATGAAAAGGCGCCTCGATCAGTCAACATAATAGGCCAAAGGCGCACTCTGCAAATGGTAGCGTCTGAGGCTTCGGGATTCGGGATGAAATATAAAGCTTCTCAAATGATTCTAACTGGAACCTTTTAAATCTCACACactccacagacacagacacagacacagacacagacacacgcacacacacacacacacacacacacacacacacacacacacacacacacacacacacacacacacacacacacacacacacacacacacacacacacacacacacacacacacacacacacacacacacattggacatTTTGAGATTCCAATTACTTCTTTCAATACGTTCCAGAATATCCTTTCTGTAATACTTTAAATACACAACTTGTGCCATCTGATTTGACAAGTTATCGTTAAGGATTAACCTCATTTGGTTTTGATGTGGAGAAAGGCGTCTAGCTGAACAGGAGGCTGTTTTAATTCCCTTCACTCATTTTGGCATAAGCATTGTGCCCATGGGCAATACGCAATACACTCCTAGCAAGCCTGTTGCGGTTTTGCATGGTCTACACTGTCGTccgtgtgtaactgtgtgtgtgaagggaagAAAGTACTACAGCATTTCATTTAAAACTCTTTGAATAGTGGCTAGAAAGGTGGTCTACGACTACCATCCATTTGAATGGGTTTGGTAGTTAAAATCCTACATCACGTGTTCCAGCCAACAGGATACTTTTCATTAATAGATTTTCACAACTAtctaacaaatacacacacatggattctaattataaagaaataattataatgctAAACTGAGATGCATTTCTTTATTTCTAACCCATTCAACTACTCACtgacttaaaataaaataattacctAAAGAACTGTTCAATACAGTCATGCTACAATGTAAAGTATTTTAAGAAATATAATACTTTTGATGTAGATGGGCtggtttccacacacacacacacacacacacacgcacgcacgcacacacacacacacacacacacacacacacacacacacacacacacacacacacacacacacacacacacacacacacacacacacacacacacacacacacacacacaacaaacacacagactaggATTGACAAGCACTTGATCTCAAGTGGAtgatgtcatgtttttttttcttcctaaaCCGTCATTTCAAACGAATCACCGAGCGTAACATCCTGTCCTCGGAAACGTTGCGCCGTTAAAGAAGGCGCACAGATGGGGAAGCGAgacgtgttgttgtttttgaagTTGAAGACGATGACGTCCTAATTGGTGCATGCCGCCTGTTTCCTGCGCCCACCAGTCATCCACGGACGCGTCGTTCTGCCGGACATCTGAGCCTTTGGTGTGGACGCGGAAGGGCTTTCAAGTGGCTGGTTGATTTGTTATAGTGTCCAAAGAATGGAGATGAGATTAAATGGGGGTGACGTTTTTTTGGCGGAATGAAACGTTCAACAACACAGGGAAAGACACGGGGGGAGAAATGACTTTAAAATGCCATGAAAgataaaattacattttaatcaAACTTTTATAAACAGCTACTTTTTCATAATTTAAACAATTCACATGTACAAAAACACAGGCTTCttctaaaatatataataatacaaagtCTATTTACCAAGATGAATACATTTTACAAGTTTgcatacaatataaaaaaatattttattatatcattCACAACGTTTAATTAGAGGGTAGGGTTGTAAATTAATTCCAGATGTTCCCTTTATAATTCATTGAGTAGTTCCCTCTACAAAGAGAACCATAATATGGTACAATAGTTCAGTTTTGCCTCGCAAACAAATTAGGATTGTATGTACAACATGGTATAATACGCTTATCTCACCAATAAGCAAACTCATATTGcatttacagtatatatatcgATTAATATCGTGGAAATACTCAGAACCTTTTGATTTTCTCTTATTCAGCTGTACAAGTGACAACAACGCAACCTTCAATATATACTGCAGCCTTTGTGCCCAATGTAAACAAGGTGTGCGAGAGCCACAATGACCTGTTTGAACAACAAACCCATTTCTACGACCAAATGGCTTTCAGATGAAATCCCTAATCTTATCTATCTTATCTTACCTATCTTCTCTTCACCCAATTAATGTTGAAGAATGAAACACATGGACCTGGATTCTATTCCCCCGGAGACGTCAATCTGCCTCTTTATCATGCAATGGTTTAGCCACAGGCCTCTTCCATGTCACGACGGCAGATGATAGTGTTCTCTAGTGGCCCTTTGATACCGCTCAGCGTTCCTCCACATCGACAGAACCCCCTCAGTACCAGTCCCCCTCTCCAGAGTCCTCTGCTTCCTGCCGACCCGGGCTGTCTGACTCGTTCCCCTGGTTACCTGCAGGAGCAGGACCGCACCGACATGTTGGGGTACACCTTCAGCACGGGGCTCCGGGCCTCGTCCCGGTAGAGGACCGCCAGCGGGCTCATCTGGTCGGGCACGCAGCAGGGCTCGGGCACCCCCGGGCTGATGCCCACCGCCCGCACGATGCTCTGGATGGTGGCGTGGTTGGAGGGTCCCgtcgcctggggggggggggggggggggggggggggggagaagaggggccGGCGCGTCAAATAAGAGGAGAAACTCGTTCCATCTGACGGCTGCTAAGAGGAGAGACATTCAGCCAATGGGCGGATGCTTTTGTCTAAAGCAACCGTTCAAAATACGTCATTTTAAACGTCATTaagtcattgaggagcaggtaggggtgaggacTCTTACTGAGGGAGGCCTTCAGGTAGACCCttgacattggggtttgaacccgtAACCCTTGGAACGGGAGTCAATGCATCCCCCTAGCCACTAGACCATCCTAGCGGTCACTGTTGAAACGCTTACTCTGCTCCTCGACCATGAGAACATGaaagctggcgtggggaccccCAGGGTGTCCCACACTAACCAGACCTGAGGAGGAGGCTCTTACCTTGGGCATGGGGAAGCCGCAGGTCCCAGAGCAGTAGTACGCCTCAAAGGCCTCGGGGGCGACGACCCACTCGCTCCAGCCGATGTCCGCAAAGTCCACCCGCAGGTTCTTCCTGGAGCAGCCCCcgtgcgccgccgccgcccactgCCGCCTCCGGGCCTGCCGCATGGTCCGCTCGTCGAAACTCAACACCGGGGACCGGGGCGCGGCCTCCCCCGACTGCCCCTTcgccctcttcccctccctggcCTCCTTGTGCCTCCTGTTGtcctccccggcccccctggGCGCCCCCTCCCGGCCCCTGCTCGCGGGCCTCTTCCCGTGGCTATGCTCCGCCGCGGGGCCACCGTGAGCGTGTTTCTCCCCTCCCTGCGGCGCCGCGGGTTCCGCTCTCTCGTTCGTACTCTTATCCTTCTTCTCGGGAGACGCCTGCTCCGCCCtctccagcttcttcttctcctcctcggcGCCTCTCAGGGCGGACTTGGCCTTCAGCGCCAGGTACCAGGTGCTGTCCAGCTGGCTCTCTTTGGCGCGGCGCCCGTCGGGCCTGTAGTCGCCCACCGGCAGCTCGTTGTCCTGGACCGACGGCCGCCCGGCCTCCCTCCTGGCCCGGCCCGTCCACCCCGGGGAACGCggcgggccccccccctcctcggccAAGGGGTCGTACCTCTGGAGGCTGGCGGCCACGCTGTTGGGCTCGGCCAGGGCCCGGTCGTCGGCGTACAGCAGCAGGTAGGGCAGGCTGCCCACAGACAGCGCCTCCTCTGGCTGCCTCCGGTGGTGCGGCCCAAAGTCCAGCTCCAGAGACAGGAGGACGTGGCCCGTGTGCCGGGCCTCCTTTATGACCTGGGTCAGATCCGTCATCTGCCACACCTCTCTCTTGTGGGGGTGGAAGGTCAAATTGCCCAGAAGCGACCCCGGGGCCCCCAgaccgacccctgaccccggggCGACGGCGTGAAGGAGAATGTTGACGGGCGCAGACGGGTGGTGGGAGGGCGCCGGGCGGCAGGCGGGGCCCTTGAAGCGTTTACAGGCCCAGGGTTTGGGGCGCGGGCGCCGGTCGAGCTGGAAGTGGAACGAGGCGGAGAGAAGGACCTCGGAGTCCTGCAGCGAAGTCAAGTTGAGCCCGTACACCGTTCTTTGTTCAGCTGCGTCTGTGGAGaagcaatcaatcaatcagccATCCATCATGGGCCGCTGGGCTTTCATCGCAGTGGCAGAGCTGCTACTCGGCTTGTACTCGTTGCTGTCGTGAGAACCGCTCTGTTGGAGTTGTACACGTGATATTTGTTTCATATGAATTCTTTAttttccaattttttttttttctatcgaTATTGGTTTTAGGCAGCTGACTATTCTTCGTGAGCTCATCAATAGTTTGATGTAGAGCCACTTGGACGTATGGAGTGTTTTCTGCTGTTGACCAAAACAAACAGCCTTATATCCGTATTCCCTTTGCATCGACTAATCCCCCTCATGTTTTTAAAGTAAGGGGAACACGATGTTGTGTGAAGTAGTAGCCAGAGAAAAGAGCACTCGGGCTAATTAAGCAGCCCTCCTGAAGAGGGGCTCCCCTACATGCTGGGTGGGTGTTTTAGTGGGCTTTCAGAGGGTGCTCTTAAGAGGAACCAGACCTATGGGGTCTGGCTGGCAGAGACAGCGAAGGGGCGACAGCTACATATTCATGATGAACATTAGGTTCAACAGCAGAGTTATTGTTCATTGTGTAGAGTTCAGCGGAAGTATGGACTGACTCAAGAGATATACATTACTTTGGATTCAGCCTGCATATGGAAACGCTTACTTCAGTTCCCCTTAAAGCTTTCCCTTAAGCCTAATACAGCCAGCACTGTCTGCCCAGACACCGACACATAATCAACCGTTTTAACAGATCTTACATTGTTTTAAAAAACTCCTTTGCATCTCTACTCGGGTTACCCCCTGCGGCTTCTGCAGTAAAAATACACACGGCATTATAATGTGCCATCTGAGAACTAGGGGTTATATATATGTCTGTATATTGTGTTTGGACGCATGGCGTCAGACAGAACCACTGCGCTATAAGCCCCCTGACTCCACGACTTCATCTCCCAGGTGTTCCCGGGGGAGGTTGGGGttgggatggggtggggggagaactAGCCGGCGACGGCAGTGCGCGTTAACGTCGCTGGCGCGCTCTCTGTTTTCGTAGCGGCTGGGTGTTATCGCTCGTGGTGAATCGATTGCGTTCTTACGCAACAGGCGCGTCTGTTTGAAGGAGTTGACGAAGTGTGACGGACGATAACATGCGTCCCCAAATCAATTAATAACATTGTCATGGGGTTTTAACACAATCAAAGACCTATCCTGTGATTCTGGAcgtaaataatattataatagcTGTTTTTGGCCGActaaataatctctctctccgaTTTTTTCATCCTTTCGTGATTGGATTAAATGAAATACGATTTCATGATGGAGTATACCATTAGGGAAACCAAGTTGGGACAACTTCATAAAATCgtctaaaataataaatgtaaaaaagcaATAACAGGGCAAGGTCATGTTTCCCTGCCTATAGGGTCCTAGCGGACAGGTCGTTAAATCCTGTTTTACGCACCTTGGCCCGCTGCTCGGAACCCCCGGACCGTGTTCCCGTCCTTCAGCCGATGCTCCCTGGTGTACCTCTCGTACAGCTTCAACATGTGTTGCGacaccgggtcctggtcctccGGGACGTCTGAGAAGGGGTCCGCGGGAGACGGACCCGAGCTCCTCTTCACGGTTCTTGCGGATGAAGCACCCAGGTAGCAGTTTAGGACCAGTACTAACAGGTGCGACCAAAACATAGTCACTGCAGCCGTTTCAGCGCCGAATTTTAgtataaaagtaaaaagtaataataatccTCAGCGAACAAAAAAGTTAAAAGTAGTGAATAGACTATAGCCTCCAATCGACCTTTCACTGCGTCCCTTTCTGGTCACGTTGCCCCTCCGCCGTTCTCTGATGAGCTCCTGCGCGCCAGACTGTGCTGTAGGATGTTGAGGAGGTTACTCCTGGCCGGGGTCGACGCTCGCTACTTTTACACTTGCTGCTTGGGCGCCAGTTTGGGTTCGGGTTAAGACTTGAGCTGTGAAAAGGAGCTGACGTAAATTCCCCGTCAGCCAACGAGCTCTCTCTAGGGCACGCACCGAATAAAGTGGAGGTcaggattctctctctctctctctctctctctctctctctctctctctctctctctctctctctctctctctctctctctctctctctctctctctctctctctctctctctctctctctctctctctctctctctctctctctctctctctctctcctctttattGTGGTGATGTGCTGTTGATGACGACTATAGTCTTTTCAATTATGATTGTGGTGATAAATGTTTATGCTTTAAACCACGGGTTGTGTAAAGCattgtgtaaaaacaaaaacatgtttcACTTTTTCTGTGTCAAAGATATTTTCCAATAATTATCTTTGTGCGACCACTTTATCCACCACAAGACATATTACTAGCCTATAATAATGTGTACAATAAcgtgtgtggtggttgtggcTTTGTTTCGAAATTTATTAATAAGTTGATTGTATTGTTATgattactgttattattatgagtagtagtatttaGGCTAATTATTATTGTGGTCAGTCTTCTTTGGTGCTTTGCCTAACTACGTTAGCCTGGTAGAATATGACCTCTATGGTTTCAAGGCTTAAATCAGCGATCAGACACTTTGTTGTTTCCAAGTGTGTTTTTACACAAAAGagtttgaaggtgtgtgtgtaggctatgtgtatgtgtgtgcttttgtgtgtgtttgtgtgcttttttatgcatgtgtgcgcgcctgtgtgtgtttgtgtgtgtgtgcatatgtgcgtgtttatgtgtgtgtgtgtgtgtgtgtgtgtgtgtgtgtgtgtgtgtgtgcgtgtgtgtgggttttccTATGGGTTGtttccagtgtgtgtctgtggtgagTGTGGCGCTCGACCAACAATGCGTGTTCTGTGAGAGTAGGGGTCTCCAGCAGAGAGGCTGCAACTAGCTGGGCCCCTCAGCTCACTTTCAACCcactactgcacacacacacacacacacactcacgcacgcacgcacgcacgcacgcacgtacacacacacacacacacacacacacacacacacacacacacacacacacacacacacacacccgcacgcacgcacgcacgcacgcacacacacacacacacacacacacacacacacacacacacacacacacacacacacacacacacacacacacacacaccacctctacCACTAAATACCATTCTGGCTCCCAAGGGCCTCACAGGATACTCCTTTTCACTAAGCTTAACACCCGGGACAAGTCCTAAATCTGGGCTTTTCTggagatgtctgtgtgtgtgtgtgtgtgtgtgtttgtgtgtgtgtgcgcgcggggGTCTATTTGCATGACAGCCTACAGGAATACCAGAGGGAGTTAGACATCGTGTTGTTATTTCCTGCCTTTCCCACAGTGCTTTGCCACGTCAGGTCGTACTCGGCTGTAAAGCAGATATGATGAAGTGCCGGGTTTATGCGCACGGGAAGTTGTGCGACCGCGCCGTGCCTGTTCGTGGCATCTTCTGGAAAACTCTGCTTTGAGGAATCCAAAATACGAATCCACCGCCCCTGTCCCGCTAGAGAGCCTCAAAACCAGAACTACAAAACCCCTCTGACGAGTGATTCATGACACTTTTATTCAGCGGTGGTACGTTTCACCACTGAAGGGAAGATTGCCCCAGAATAACGCTGCCATCCTCTGTCATTAAGCTGCCATTAAGATCTGCCTTTCATTGCTGtgaataaatatgtgtgtgtgcggtgggggGCCAAGGGACTGGTGTCGAAAAACAAAACATCGCACAAACATGATCATACAGACACatatgggtgggggggatgggggatggggggttcaAAGGTCTTTTACATCGTCTGGAAACAAAGACAGGGCTTTGAAATCCATAACCTCCCTCTTTGTTTTTATCTGCGTAAAGAGATGCAGGCACAGATCAGCAACACAGAGGCCAAgagagatatgagagagagggaggaggaggaggaggggagacagacaAAGAACATGACAGGGGCTAGATAAGGAGTCATGGGGGTGGATAGACAGCCTGGAGGGATTAAACActtcttattttttaaacagGTCATTTAGGTCTCTGTTAAACAGGGACAGGAGGACACAGCCCCGGGAAGAGAGAGGCCGGAACATTAAATTACTTTGACCTCCGACCTCAACAAAGTAGGCCGGCATGAGATTAATGTTGGGGGAGCATTATCCTGCACCAACACTCGTCCTCGCTGTTGGAACAGCAGTATCACTGTCACCGGCACCACGGCCAAACGTCCTCATCAGACAGCCTGACGtcggcgggagagagaggcaccAGAGATGTGGTGGCGCTTGTTATGCCTGGGGGAGATCTCAGTGATCTGGGATTGTTTGTTATGCCTGAAGAGAGATCTCAGCGATCTTGTATTGATTGTCATGGCTGAAGAGATCTCTGTGATCTGGTAGCGTTTGTCATAGTCTACCTGGGAGAGTGCTCAGTGATCTGGGATTGTTTGTTCTGCCTTGGAGAGATATGGTTGATCTGGGATTGTTTGTTATATCTGGGAGAGATTGCAGTTATCTGAGGTTGTTTGTTCTGCCTGGGAGAGGTCTTGTGATCTGGTATTGTTTGGTATGCCTGTGGAGGCTGACACCCTTCACCTCGCATCAAGTGTTATTCCTGAGGAGGCTTTGGGATCTGGTGTCGTTTAATATGAGTGTGGATGAAGACATATTGCTCCGGTGTCGTTTGTTATTCCTGCAGATATCTTGATTTGGTAGCATTAGTTATGTCTGGAGAGCAATCTCAGGGATCTGGTATAGTTTAATGTACAATACATAGTAATGTGTCCAGCTAACTGGCTAGCAGTATA
Above is a window of Gadus morhua chromosome 15, gadMor3.0, whole genome shotgun sequence DNA encoding:
- the gdf10a gene encoding growth/differentiation factor 10; translated protein: MFWSHLLVLVLNCYLGASSARTVKRSSGPSPADPFSDVPEDQDPVSQHMLKLYERYTREHRLKDGNTVRGFRAAGQDAAEQRTVYGLNLTSLQDSEVLLSASFHFQLDRRPRPKPWACKRFKGPACRPAPSHHPSAPVNILLHAVAPGSGVGLGAPGSLLGNLTFHPHKREVWQMTDLTQVIKEARHTGHVLLSLELDFGPHHRRQPEEALSVGSLPYLLLYADDRALAEPNSVAASLQRYDPLAEEGGGPPRSPGWTGRARREAGRPSVQDNELPVGDYRPDGRRAKESQLDSTWYLALKAKSALRGAEEEKKKLERAEQASPEKKDKSTNERAEPAAPQGGEKHAHGGPAAEHSHGKRPASRGREGAPRGAGEDNRRHKEAREGKRAKGQSGEAAPRSPVLSFDERTMRQARRRQWAAAAHGGCSRKNLRVDFADIGWSEWVVAPEAFEAYYCSGTCGFPMPKATGPSNHATIQSIVRAVGISPGVPEPCCVPDQMSPLAVLYRDEARSPVLKVYPNMSVRSCSCR